The proteins below are encoded in one region of Cololabis saira isolate AMF1-May2022 chromosome 11, fColSai1.1, whole genome shotgun sequence:
- the pmchl gene encoding pro-melanin-concentrating hormone, like, translating to MRQSLMSLIYIVALLLECYALSAALPMGNAEDRSLEQDAFTSLLTDEATENTLGDADMAAMTKTRVPRVIVVAADPSLWRDMRVLHNGLSAYKRTADDSSQGSEHRDQQLNIPILRRDTMRCMVGRVYRPCWEV from the coding sequence ATGAGGCAGTCGCTCATGTCGCTCATCTACATCGTAGCACTCCTGCTAGAGTGTTACGCGCTGTCGGCTGCCTTACCCATGGGTAATGCTGAAGACAGATCATTGGAGCAGGATGCTTTTACCTCCTTGCTGACTGATGAAGCAACAGAAAACACTCTAGGTGATGCAGATATGGCCGCCATGACCAAAACCAGAGTGCCGAGGGTAATTGTCGTGGCTGCTGATCCAAGCCTTTGGAGGGACATGCGAGTGCTGCACAACGGACTGTCCGCCTACAAGCGTACCGCTGATGACAGCAGCCAGGGCTCCGAGCACAGAGACCAGCAGCTGAACATCCCCATCCTGAGGAGGGACACCATGAGGTGCATGGTCGGCCGGGTGTACCGGCCTTGCTGGGAGGTCTAG